The Gallus gallus isolate bGalGal1 chromosome 31, bGalGal1.mat.broiler.GRCg7b, whole genome shotgun sequence genome includes a region encoding these proteins:
- the LOC107050509 gene encoding platelet glycoprotein VI-like → MAPMAVALILGWWLVAASRAQQLPRPSLSLHPSQGVSLGDNVTLRCHLPRPAAWVWLYLEGRWSYAKYIDKKQDTTEFSFLSASHDQAGTYLCQYQVSESEDVSVTSDPVKLVLTDRSFPPPHISLHPEERVGTGTNVTICCWNKDYGATFLLHKDGRSDPIQRLVPDDVGAVSFTLFGVTPADSGTYRCSYHPKNYPFLSSPLRDSVTMEVTPTPARPGAELVSRGNLVVAVVRGCAAALIFGLGVFFVIDARSLWIRRDESLGGEGI, encoded by the exons atggcaccaatggcagtGGCCCTCATCCTTG gttggtggctggtggctgcgagcagggcacagcaac tgccccgaccctccctgtcactgcaccccagccagggggtaTCCCTGGGGGAcaatgtcaccctgcgctgccacctgccccggcCGGCTGCCTGGGTCTGGCTGTATCTGGAAGGACGTTGGTCATACGCCAAGTACATTGACAAGAAGCAGGACACGACAGAGTTCTCCTTCCTTAGCGCAAGTCATGATCAAGCAGGTACATATTTGTGCCAGTACCAGGTGTCTGAGTCAGAGGACGTATCAGTGACGAGTGACCCCGTgaagctggtgctgacag ATCGCAGTTTCCCCCCACCTCATATCTCCCTTCACCCCGAGGAACGTGTGGGGACAGGGACCAATGTCACCATCTGCTGCTGGAACAAGGACTATGGGGccaccttcctcctgcacaaggatggACGCTCAGATCCTATCCAGCGCCTGGTCCCAGATGATGTTGGCGCAGTCTCCTTCACCctctttggggtgaccccagctgacagtggcacctacaggtgctcctatcACCCCAAGAACTACCCCTTTCTGTCCTCACCCCTTCGGGACAGCGTGACAatggaggtgacacccacaccTGCACGCCCAG gtgctgagtTGGTGTCCCGtgggaacctggtggtggcagtggtgaggggctgcgctgctgcccTCATCTTTGGCCTTGGCGTCTTCTTTGTCATCGATGCCCGCAGCCTCTGGATACGGAGAGATGAGAGTCTGGGTGGAGAAGGGATTTAA
- the LOC124417453 gene encoding leukocyte immunoglobulin-like receptor subfamily A member 6: MGMCCHGAPRPSLLLHPSQGVSLGDPVTLHCHLPQPAAWVELYQDGQLRSSKEMDQKQDAVEFSLAGIKKEDSGTYQCQYQGLQPAGISEKSDPVELVVTDHSYAPPGISLCPKEHVEMGSNITIQCWNKEYGAVFLLHKDGHSAPIQRQKLSVGGCATFPLLRVTPADSGTYRCSYRVGGCCLLFSPLGDNVTLEVIPRPAPPGDNGGASRDLVAAVVGRWVAAIVFIIILSVSVLLVAQRRQMQSDERPGGEGV, translated from the exons ATGGGGATGTGTTGCCatgggg cgccccgaccctccctgttgctgcaccccagccagggggtgtccctgggggaccCTGTCACCCTGCactgccacctgccccagccAGCTGCCTGGGTCGAGCTGTACCAGGATGGACAGTTGAGATCCAGCAAGGAAATGGACCAGAAGCAGGACGCGGTTGAGTTCTCCTTGGCTGGCATAAAGAAGGAAGATTCGGGGACATATCAGTGCCAGTACCAGGGGTTGCAGCCTGCAGGGATATCGGAGAagagtgaccccgtggagctggtggtgacag atcACAGCTATGCCCCACCTGGCATTTCCCTGTGCCCCAAAGAGCATGTGGAGATGGGGAGCAACATCACCATCCAGTGCTGGAACAAGGAATATGGGGCCgtcttcctcctgcacaaggacGGGCACTCAGCCCCTATCCAGCGCCAAAAACTCAGTGTTGGTGGCTGTGCCACCTTCCCCCTCCTTCGGGTGACCCCAGCTGATTCCGGCACATACAGGTGCTCCTACCGTGTAGggggctgctgccttctgttctcACCCCTTGGGGATAATGTGACCCTGGAAGTGATTCCCAGACCTGCACCCCCAG GTGACAATGGGGGTGCCAGCAGGGACCTGGTGGCAGCAGTGGTGGGGCGCTGGGTTGCTGCCATTGTCTTCATCATCATCCTGTCTGTCTCTGTCCTCCTCGTTGCCCAGAGAAGACAAATGCAGAGTGATGAGAGGCCTGGTGGGGAAGGGGTTTAA